One window from the genome of Variovorax sp. PAMC26660 encodes:
- the fba gene encoding class II fructose-bisphosphate aldolase (catalyzes the reversible aldol condensation of dihydroxyacetonephosphate and glyceraldehyde 3-phosphate in the Calvin cycle, glycolysis, and/or gluconeogenesis), translating into MALVSMRELLDHAAANGYGIPAFNVNNLEQVQAVMEAAKEVGAPVILQASAGARKYAGEAFIKHLIQAAIEQYPGIPLVMHQDHGQNPDVCKGAIDLGFSSVMMDGSLEADGKTIASYDYNVDVTKKVSDMAHRLGVTVEGELGCLGSLETMKGDKEDGHGTDDTMTREQLLTDPEQAADFVKRTQIDALAIAIGTSHGAYKFTREPTGDILAIDRIKEIHRRIPNTHLVMHGSSSVPQELLAIIRQYGGNMKETYGVPVKEIQEAIKYGVRKINIDTDIRLAMTGAVRKFLAENPEKFDAREWLKPAREAAKLICKQRYVEFGCEGQGPKIKGDTLQVVAAKYAKGELAQEVV; encoded by the coding sequence ATGGCACTCGTCTCGATGCGCGAACTGCTCGACCATGCCGCAGCCAATGGCTACGGCATTCCGGCTTTCAACGTCAACAACCTCGAACAGGTGCAAGCCGTGATGGAGGCCGCCAAGGAAGTCGGCGCACCCGTCATCCTGCAAGCCAGCGCGGGCGCCCGCAAATACGCCGGCGAAGCCTTCATCAAGCACCTGATCCAGGCCGCCATCGAGCAGTACCCCGGCATTCCGCTGGTCATGCACCAGGACCACGGCCAGAACCCCGACGTCTGCAAGGGCGCCATCGACCTGGGCTTCAGCTCGGTCATGATGGACGGCTCGCTCGAAGCCGACGGCAAGACCATCGCCAGCTACGACTACAACGTGGACGTCACCAAGAAGGTGTCGGACATGGCCCACCGCCTGGGTGTGACCGTCGAAGGCGAGCTCGGCTGCCTCGGCTCGCTCGAAACCATGAAGGGCGACAAGGAAGACGGCCACGGCACCGACGACACCATGACGCGCGAACAACTGCTGACCGACCCCGAGCAGGCCGCCGACTTCGTCAAGCGCACCCAGATCGACGCGCTGGCCATTGCCATCGGCACCAGCCACGGCGCCTACAAGTTCACGCGCGAGCCCACCGGCGACATCCTGGCGATCGACCGCATCAAGGAAATCCACCGCCGCATTCCCAACACCCACCTGGTGATGCACGGCTCGTCGAGCGTGCCGCAAGAGCTGCTGGCCATCATTCGCCAGTACGGCGGCAACATGAAGGAAACCTACGGCGTGCCCGTCAAGGAAATCCAGGAAGCCATCAAGTACGGCGTGCGCAAGATCAACATCGACACCGACATCCGCCTGGCCATGACCGGCGCGGTGCGCAAGTTCCTGGCCGAGAACCCCGAGAAGTTCGACGCCCGCGAATGGCTCAAGCCGGCGCGCGAAGCCGCCAAGCTGATCTGCAAGCAGCGCTATGTCGAGTTCGGCTGCGAAGGTCAGGGCCCGAAGATCAAGGGCGACACGCTGCAAGTGGTCGCTGCCAAGTACGCCAAGGGCGAGCTGGCGCAAGAAGTCGTCTGA
- the pyk gene encoding pyruvate kinase, whose amino-acid sequence MSTDRIPRHATKIVATLGPASNTPELLEQMILAKVSVVRLNFSHGTAQDHIDRAAMVREAARKVGREVAIMADLQGPKIRVGKFAQGKVWLEPGAKFVLDASRTEPGDIDAVGLDYKDLPRDVKPGDKLLLNDGLIVLTVDAVRGEAVHTTVKLGGELSNNKGINKQGGGLTAPALTAKDMEDIKTAMSFQADYVAVSFPKNATDMEMARQLCNVAAAEFGHKPGMIAKIERAEAIPKLEEILRASDGIMVARGDLAVEVGNAAVPALQKKMIRMARDMDKVVITATQMMESMITNPVPTRAEVSDVANAVLDGTDAVMLSAETASGRYPLETVQEMSRICEAAEIAEDKTLDADFSGKTYSRIDQSIAMGALFTAHHLGAKAIVALTESGSTMLWMSRHRAHIPMYALTSRLATQRKLALYRNVRPLLMDSQTDRDTALEQAEAHLKKRGIVQSGDVYAITCGEPMGAPGGTNMLKICRVR is encoded by the coding sequence ATGAGCACGGACCGCATCCCCCGCCACGCCACCAAGATTGTTGCCACGCTCGGCCCGGCGTCCAACACGCCGGAACTGCTGGAGCAGATGATCCTGGCCAAGGTCAGCGTGGTGCGGCTCAATTTCAGCCACGGCACCGCGCAGGACCACATCGATCGTGCCGCCATGGTGCGCGAAGCTGCCCGCAAGGTGGGGCGCGAAGTGGCCATCATGGCCGACCTGCAGGGTCCGAAGATCCGCGTCGGCAAGTTTGCGCAGGGCAAGGTCTGGCTGGAGCCGGGCGCCAAGTTCGTGCTCGACGCCTCGCGCACCGAACCCGGCGACATCGATGCCGTGGGCCTGGACTACAAGGACCTGCCGCGTGACGTGAAGCCCGGCGACAAGCTGCTGCTGAACGACGGCCTGATCGTGCTGACCGTCGACGCTGTTCGCGGCGAAGCCGTGCACACCACCGTCAAGCTGGGCGGCGAGCTGTCGAACAACAAGGGCATCAACAAGCAGGGCGGCGGCCTCACGGCACCCGCGCTGACGGCCAAGGACATGGAGGACATCAAGACCGCGATGAGCTTCCAGGCCGACTACGTGGCCGTGAGCTTCCCCAAGAACGCCACCGACATGGAAATGGCGCGCCAGCTGTGCAACGTGGCGGCTGCAGAGTTCGGCCACAAGCCCGGGATGATCGCCAAGATCGAACGCGCCGAAGCCATTCCGAAGCTGGAAGAAATTCTGCGCGCCAGTGACGGCATCATGGTTGCCCGTGGCGACCTCGCGGTCGAAGTCGGCAATGCGGCAGTGCCCGCGCTGCAGAAAAAAATGATCCGCATGGCGCGCGACATGGACAAGGTGGTGATCACCGCGACCCAGATGATGGAGTCGATGATCACCAACCCCGTGCCCACGCGCGCCGAAGTGAGTGACGTGGCCAATGCCGTGCTCGACGGCACCGACGCCGTGATGCTCTCGGCCGAAACCGCCTCGGGCCGCTACCCGCTCGAAACGGTGCAGGAGATGAGCCGCATCTGCGAGGCCGCCGAAATTGCCGAAGACAAGACGCTCGACGCCGACTTCAGCGGCAAGACCTACAGCCGCATCGACCAGTCGATTGCCATGGGCGCGTTGTTCACGGCACACCACCTGGGCGCCAAGGCCATCGTGGCGCTGACCGAGTCGGGCTCCACCATGCTGTGGATGAGCCGCCACCGTGCGCACATCCCCATGTACGCCCTGACCTCGCGGCTGGCCACGCAGCGCAAGCTGGCGCTGTACCGCAACGTGCGCCCGCTGCTGATGGATTCGCAAACCGACCGCGACACTGCGCTCGAACAGGCCGAAGCCCATCTGAAGAAGCGCGGCATCGTGCAGAGCGGCGACGTGTACGCCATCACCTGCGGCGAGCCGATGGGTGCCCCGGGCGGCACCAACATGCTGAAGATTTGCCGCGTGCGCTGA
- a CDS encoding L-threonylcarbamoyladenylate synthase, producing MIFDGQSPEAIAEAARVLRAGGLVAFPTETVYGLGADATSDTAVAGIFAAKGRPSDHPLIVHVAAGIKGTEALSRFAQPLPPFAQKLVQAFWPGPLTLIVTRQPGVGAAAAGGQDTIGLRCPSHPVAQALLEACAEQGVPGLAGPSANRFGRVSPTTAQHVHDEFGDALMVIDGGACEVGIESTIVDCSRGAPVLLRPGLITRAQIEAACGEKLSDREVLETPDPRASGTLEAHYAPDAKLRLMDAKAIQTGLDVLGAGAAHIAVWSRTAIRCRSQRVLERRMPDDAATSAQQLFAVLREFDAQGVKLIWVETPPDTPEWEGVRDRLQRAAAA from the coding sequence ATGATCTTCGACGGCCAATCTCCCGAAGCCATCGCCGAGGCGGCACGCGTGCTGCGCGCGGGCGGGCTGGTCGCGTTCCCGACCGAAACCGTCTACGGCCTGGGCGCCGATGCGACCAGCGACACCGCCGTGGCCGGCATCTTCGCGGCCAAGGGGCGGCCGTCCGACCATCCGCTGATCGTCCATGTGGCGGCCGGCATCAAGGGCACCGAGGCGCTGTCGCGCTTCGCCCAGCCGTTGCCGCCGTTCGCGCAGAAGCTGGTGCAGGCCTTCTGGCCCGGCCCGCTCACGCTGATCGTCACGCGCCAGCCCGGTGTGGGCGCAGCGGCGGCCGGCGGGCAGGACACCATCGGCCTGCGCTGCCCTTCGCATCCCGTGGCGCAGGCGCTGCTGGAGGCCTGCGCCGAGCAGGGCGTGCCCGGTCTCGCGGGGCCCAGCGCCAACCGCTTCGGCCGCGTCAGCCCCACCACCGCCCAGCATGTGCACGACGAGTTCGGCGATGCGCTGATGGTGATCGACGGTGGCGCCTGCGAAGTCGGCATCGAGTCGACCATCGTCGACTGCAGCCGTGGTGCGCCCGTGCTGCTGCGCCCCGGCCTGATCACGCGTGCGCAGATCGAAGCGGCGTGCGGCGAAAAGCTGAGCGACCGCGAAGTGCTCGAAACGCCCGACCCGCGTGCCTCGGGCACGCTCGAAGCGCATTACGCACCCGACGCCAAGCTGCGGTTGATGGACGCCAAGGCAATCCAGACCGGCCTCGACGTGCTGGGCGCCGGCGCGGCACACATTGCCGTGTGGTCCCGCACCGCGATCCGCTGCCGCTCGCAGCGCGTGCTGGAGCGGCGCATGCCCGACGATGCGGCGACCAGCGCGCAGCAGTTGTTTGCCGTGCTGCGCGAGTTCGACGCCCAAGGGGTCAAGTTGATCTGGGTCGAGACGCCACCCGACACCCCCGAGTGGGAAGGTGTGCGCGACCGGCTTCAGCGCGCGGCTGCGGCCTGA
- a CDS encoding alpha/beta hydrolase — translation MSFPIFASLRRRRSAFFTAFTVTAAAVLSACSPIKVLNGLVPGDTYQFQGGIAYGQAPRQVLDVYQPLPSTSPARGSRPLVVFFFGGTWTNGDRASYKFVGEALAARGAVVVIPDYGLSPAFTYPVFVRDSALAVKWALDSAAQLGADPAQVYVMGHSSGGYNAAMVALDDRWLAEVGASPRQLAGWIGLAGPYDFLPIGDPQAQAAFNWPNTPRDSQPLAHVTSASPRALLMAASKDNLVYPDRNTGQMAAALRAAGVPVQVKLFDNLSHVTLIGAFAKPIQWLGGPVLPPVIDFLGLASVSSHKVAR, via the coding sequence ATGAGCTTTCCCATCTTCGCGTCACTCCGCCGGCGCCGCAGCGCCTTCTTCACCGCCTTCACCGTCACCGCCGCCGCCGTGCTCTCGGCCTGCTCGCCGATCAAGGTGCTCAACGGCCTGGTGCCCGGCGACACCTACCAGTTCCAGGGCGGCATCGCCTACGGGCAGGCGCCGCGCCAGGTGCTCGACGTGTACCAGCCGCTGCCATCCACGTCGCCGGCCCGGGGTTCCCGTCCGCTGGTGGTGTTCTTCTTCGGTGGCACCTGGACGAATGGCGACCGCGCCAGCTACAAGTTTGTCGGCGAGGCGCTGGCCGCGCGCGGCGCGGTGGTGGTGATTCCCGACTACGGGCTGTCGCCCGCCTTCACCTACCCGGTGTTCGTGCGCGACAGCGCGCTGGCCGTCAAATGGGCGCTCGACAGCGCCGCGCAACTGGGCGCCGATCCGGCGCAGGTCTACGTGATGGGCCACAGCTCGGGCGGCTACAACGCAGCGATGGTGGCGCTGGACGATCGCTGGCTGGCCGAGGTGGGCGCCAGCCCCAGGCAGCTCGCGGGCTGGATCGGTCTGGCCGGCCCCTACGACTTCCTGCCCATCGGCGACCCGCAGGCGCAGGCCGCCTTCAACTGGCCGAACACGCCGCGCGACTCGCAGCCGCTGGCGCATGTCACTTCCGCATCGCCCCGCGCGCTGCTGATGGCGGCGTCCAAAGACAACCTGGTCTACCCAGACCGCAACACCGGCCAGATGGCCGCCGCACTGCGCGCCGCCGGCGTGCCGGTGCAGGTGAAGCTGTTCGACAACCTCAGCCACGTCACGCTGATCGGCGCCTTCGCCAAGCCGATCCAGTGGCTGGGCGGCCCGGTGCTGCCGCCCGTCATCGATTTCCTCGGGTTGGCGTCAGTGTCGTCCCACAAGGTCGCTCGGTAG
- a CDS encoding phosphoribosylaminoimidazolesuccinocarboxamide synthase has product MTTVHTSSIQSLPLLARGKVRDNYAVGEDRILMVASDRLSAFDVIMGEPIPGKGVILTQMALWWFERLGQLCPNHLTGDAPESVVTADEVPQVTGRSMLVKRLKPIPVEAVVRGYLAGSGWKEYQESRSVCGVPLPEGLTNASKLPRPIFTPAAKAAAGEHDENITYDRVVEIVGPKLAQQIRETSIAIYETAAQIALTKGMIIADTKFEFGLDEAGTLVLMDEVLTPDSSRYWPVEGYQDALAAGTNPPSYDKQFVRDWLEATKINGKPWDKTPPAPRLPAEVIEKTAAKYREALERLTG; this is encoded by the coding sequence ATGACCACCGTCCACACCTCCTCCATCCAGAGCCTGCCCCTGCTTGCGCGCGGCAAGGTGCGCGACAACTACGCCGTCGGCGAAGACCGCATCCTGATGGTCGCGAGCGACCGGCTCAGCGCCTTCGACGTGATCATGGGCGAGCCCATTCCCGGCAAGGGCGTGATCCTCACGCAGATGGCGCTGTGGTGGTTCGAGCGGCTGGGCCAGCTCTGCCCCAACCACCTGACCGGCGACGCGCCCGAGAGCGTGGTCACGGCCGACGAAGTGCCGCAGGTCACCGGCCGCTCGATGCTGGTCAAGCGCCTGAAGCCGATCCCGGTCGAGGCCGTGGTGCGCGGCTACCTGGCCGGCAGCGGCTGGAAGGAATACCAGGAAAGCCGCTCGGTCTGCGGTGTGCCGCTGCCCGAGGGCCTGACCAACGCGAGCAAGCTGCCGCGCCCGATCTTCACGCCCGCCGCCAAGGCCGCGGCCGGCGAGCACGACGAAAACATCACCTACGACCGTGTGGTCGAGATCGTCGGCCCCAAGCTGGCGCAGCAGATCCGCGAGACCAGCATCGCGATCTATGAAACGGCCGCGCAGATCGCGCTGACCAAGGGAATGATCATTGCCGACACCAAGTTCGAGTTCGGCCTGGACGAAGCCGGCACGCTGGTGTTGATGGACGAGGTGCTCACGCCCGACAGCTCGCGCTACTGGCCGGTCGAGGGCTACCAGGACGCGCTGGCCGCCGGCACCAACCCGCCGAGCTACGACAAGCAGTTCGTGCGCGACTGGCTCGAAGCCACCAAGATCAACGGCAAGCCCTGGGACAAGACGCCGCCCGCGCCGCGCCTGCCGGCGGAAGTCATCGAGAAGACCGCCGCCAAGTACCGCGAGGCGCTGGAACGCCTCACCGGCTGA
- a CDS encoding tetratricopeptide repeat protein, whose translation MIDITLENFQAELVEGSVATPVLLDIWAEWCGPCKQLGPVLEKLEVEYAGRFTLAKLDADKVPQISSQLSEMFGVRSIPFCVMFKDGHPVDGFVGAIPAEKIREFLDKHLPGADEAEAASEEAAAQEALAEGDTLGALEKLQHAVATDPANDDARFDYIKLLLQEGRVDDAKVAFAPVIAKTGLVRRFDALQRWMNAIDFAAPVAGAAPVAADFDARITANKRDFEARFDRARLLMAAQRWTDAMDELLDILMRDKTWSEDLARKTYIAILDLIEPPKVKVADGQIPPDDPVVATYRRRLSSIVLS comes from the coding sequence ATGATCGACATCACTCTCGAAAATTTCCAGGCCGAGCTGGTCGAAGGCTCCGTCGCCACGCCGGTGCTGCTCGACATCTGGGCCGAATGGTGCGGACCCTGCAAACAGCTCGGGCCAGTGCTCGAAAAGCTCGAAGTCGAGTACGCCGGCCGCTTCACGCTGGCCAAGCTCGACGCCGACAAGGTGCCGCAGATTTCGTCGCAGCTGTCCGAAATGTTCGGCGTGCGCAGCATCCCGTTCTGCGTGATGTTCAAGGACGGCCATCCGGTCGACGGCTTCGTCGGCGCCATTCCGGCCGAGAAGATCCGCGAATTCCTCGACAAGCATTTGCCCGGCGCCGATGAAGCCGAAGCCGCTTCCGAGGAAGCGGCCGCGCAGGAAGCGCTGGCCGAGGGCGACACCCTGGGCGCGCTCGAAAAGCTGCAGCACGCGGTGGCCACCGACCCGGCCAACGACGACGCGCGCTTCGACTACATCAAGCTGCTGCTGCAGGAAGGCCGCGTCGACGACGCCAAGGTCGCCTTTGCGCCGGTGATCGCCAAGACCGGCTTGGTGCGCCGCTTCGATGCGCTGCAGCGCTGGATGAATGCTATTGATTTTGCAGCGCCTGTCGCAGGTGCGGCGCCCGTTGCGGCTGATTTCGATGCCAGGATCACCGCCAACAAGCGCGACTTCGAGGCTCGCTTCGACCGCGCCCGACTGCTGATGGCCGCGCAGCGCTGGACCGACGCGATGGACGAGCTGCTCGACATCCTGATGCGCGACAAGACCTGGAGCGAAGACCTCGCCCGCAAGACCTACATCGCGATCCTCGACCTGATCGAGCCGCCCAAGGTGAAGGTGGCCGACGGGCAGATTCCGCCGGACGATCCGGTCGTGGCCACGTACCGCCGCCGCCTGAGCAGCATCGTGCTGAGCTGA
- the purE gene encoding 5-(carboxyamino)imidazole ribonucleotide mutase: MNETIQVGVVMGSSSDWETMRNAVEILQQFGISHEAKVVSAHRMPDALFAYAESAAGRGLAAIIAGAGGAAHLPGMLASKTTVPVLGVPVASRHLQGVDSLYSIVQMPKGVPVATFAIGNAGAANAALFAVAMLAVNDPALRARLDAFRTAQTAAAEAMTLPPVDAAASTPVSPFSPQGGGAL; this comes from the coding sequence ATGAACGAAACCATTCAGGTCGGTGTAGTGATGGGCTCGAGCTCCGATTGGGAGACGATGCGCAACGCGGTCGAGATTCTCCAGCAATTCGGAATCAGCCACGAAGCAAAGGTGGTCTCGGCCCACCGGATGCCCGATGCGCTCTTTGCGTATGCCGAAAGTGCCGCCGGGCGCGGCCTGGCCGCGATCATCGCGGGGGCGGGCGGCGCGGCCCATCTGCCGGGCATGCTGGCGTCGAAAACCACGGTGCCGGTGCTCGGCGTGCCGGTGGCCAGCCGCCACCTGCAGGGCGTCGATTCGCTCTACAGCATCGTGCAGATGCCCAAGGGCGTGCCGGTGGCCACTTTTGCCATCGGCAATGCGGGCGCGGCCAATGCGGCGCTGTTCGCGGTGGCGATGCTGGCGGTGAACGACCCGGCGCTGCGCGCCCGGCTCGACGCCTTCCGCACGGCGCAGACCGCCGCCGCCGAAGCCATGACGCTGCCGCCCGTGGACGCGGCTGCCTCCACGCCTGTGTCGCCTTTCTCGCCGCAAGGCGGGGGGGCCCTGTGA
- a CDS encoding Lrp/AsnC family transcriptional regulator, whose protein sequence is MSTTKLRVAPELDRTDRAILRALQRDASVSNVALAAKVNLSAPACLRRVERLKAAGLIKSVVALLDPDALDLGMLVMIGVVLDRSTPDSFADFEKAAQKVSGCLECHVVSGEFDYFMLVRTRDNDSFNRLHAEQLLYLPGVRQIRTFVVLKQVLSTTQLPI, encoded by the coding sequence ATGAGCACAACAAAATTGCGTGTCGCCCCTGAGCTGGATCGCACCGATCGGGCGATCCTGCGCGCCCTGCAGCGCGACGCCTCGGTGTCGAACGTGGCGCTGGCGGCCAAGGTGAACCTCAGCGCCCCGGCCTGCCTGCGCCGGGTCGAGCGGCTCAAGGCGGCGGGGCTCATCAAGAGCGTCGTGGCGCTGCTCGACCCCGATGCGCTCGATCTCGGCATGCTGGTGATGATCGGCGTGGTGCTCGACCGCTCCACGCCCGACTCCTTTGCCGACTTTGAGAAAGCCGCGCAGAAGGTGTCGGGCTGTCTCGAATGCCATGTGGTTTCGGGCGAGTTCGACTACTTCATGCTCGTACGCACCCGCGACAACGACAGCTTCAACCGCCTGCACGCCGAGCAGTTGCTGTACCTGCCCGGCGTGCGGCAGATCCGCACCTTCGTCGTTCTCAAGCAGGTGCTGTCGACCACGCAGCTTCCGATCTGA
- a CDS encoding 5-(carboxyamino)imidazole ribonucleotide synthase, whose protein sequence is MSHNNDLPILPGATLGVLGGGQLGRMFAHAAQRMGYFTAVLDPDADSPAGRVSHNHIHTDYADIDGLARLAGLADAVTTEFENVPAPSLEHLAVARPVSPGASAIAIAQDRIAEKSHFTRCGVPCAPYAAIETAAQLAAVEDHLLPGILKTARLGYDGKGQQRVGTRAELVDAWQATGCVPCVLEKLLPLEFECSVILARGRDGQLVHFPPQRNLHRDGILAVTEVHPLNMPKTVAQGAINSAKSIANGLNYVGVLCVEFFALADGSLVVNEMAPRPHNSGHYTMEACDVSQFELQVRTLAGLPLAAPRQHSPAIMLNLLGDLWFPAGDDKADKPVSPPWVEVLALPGVHLHLYGKMEPRRGRKMGHLTLTGATLEGVRATATQAALLLGLPAVSVTGLP, encoded by the coding sequence GTGAGCCACAACAACGACCTGCCCATTCTTCCGGGCGCCACCCTCGGCGTGCTGGGCGGCGGCCAACTGGGCCGCATGTTCGCCCACGCGGCCCAGCGCATGGGCTACTTCACGGCGGTGCTCGACCCCGACGCCGACAGCCCCGCCGGGCGCGTGAGCCACAACCACATCCACACCGACTACGCCGACATCGACGGCCTGGCGCGCCTGGCCGGCCTGGCCGACGCGGTCACGACTGAGTTCGAGAACGTGCCGGCGCCATCGCTGGAGCACCTGGCGGTGGCGCGGCCGGTGTCGCCGGGCGCCTCGGCCATCGCCATCGCGCAGGACCGCATTGCCGAGAAGTCCCACTTCACGCGCTGCGGCGTGCCTTGCGCGCCCTACGCGGCCATCGAAACGGCAGCGCAGCTCGCCGCCGTCGAAGACCACCTGCTGCCCGGCATTTTGAAAACCGCGCGCCTGGGCTACGACGGCAAGGGCCAGCAGCGCGTCGGCACCCGCGCCGAACTGGTCGATGCCTGGCAGGCCACCGGCTGCGTGCCCTGCGTGCTCGAAAAGCTGCTGCCGCTCGAATTCGAGTGCTCGGTGATCCTCGCGCGTGGCCGCGACGGGCAACTGGTGCACTTTCCGCCGCAGCGCAACCTGCACCGCGACGGCATCCTCGCCGTGACCGAGGTGCATCCGCTGAACATGCCCAAGACCGTGGCGCAGGGCGCGATCAACTCCGCCAAGAGCATCGCCAACGGCCTGAACTACGTGGGCGTGCTGTGCGTCGAGTTCTTCGCGCTGGCCGACGGCTCGCTGGTGGTGAACGAAATGGCGCCGCGCCCGCACAACAGCGGCCACTACACCATGGAAGCCTGCGACGTGTCGCAGTTCGAGCTGCAGGTGCGCACCCTCGCCGGCCTGCCGCTGGCTGCGCCGCGCCAGCACAGCCCCGCGATCATGCTGAACCTGCTGGGCGACCTGTGGTTTCCAGCCGGTGACGACAAGGCCGACAAGCCGGTCTCGCCGCCGTGGGTCGAAGTGCTCGCACTGCCCGGCGTGCACCTGCACCTCTACGGAAAGATGGAGCCCCGGCGCGGCCGCAAGATGGGCCACCTGACCCTGACCGGCGCCACGCTCGAAGGCGTGCGCGCCACGGCGACCCAGGCCGCCCTGCTGCTGGGCCTGCCGGCGGTTTCCGTGACCGGGCTCCCATGA
- a CDS encoding META domain-containing protein — MRSFARRIALPVLATTALLTALTGCGSGISLDEPIEGPLWRLAQLGDEPIAPGSEVQIQFDRSSGRVSGSGGCNRVSGSFTRSGVALKIGQLASTRMACADPTRGANEAQFLSALQSTASYSLAPGRLALLDAGGRTVAVLSSGSR, encoded by the coding sequence ATGCGTTCCTTCGCCCGCCGTATCGCGCTCCCCGTTCTTGCCACGACGGCGTTGCTGACGGCCCTGACCGGTTGCGGCAGCGGCATCAGTCTTGATGAACCGATCGAAGGGCCTCTTTGGCGCCTCGCGCAACTGGGCGACGAACCGATCGCGCCGGGCAGCGAGGTGCAGATCCAGTTCGATCGCAGCAGCGGCCGGGTCAGTGGGTCGGGTGGCTGCAACCGGGTGTCGGGCAGCTTCACGCGCAGCGGCGTCGCGCTGAAGATCGGCCAGTTGGCCTCGACGCGCATGGCCTGTGCCGATCCGACGCGCGGCGCCAACGAAGCGCAGTTTCTTTCAGCCCTGCAGAGCACTGCGAGCTACAGCCTCGCGCCGGGGCGGCTTGCACTGCTCGACGCTGGTGGGCGGACCGTGGCGGTCCTGAGTTCGGGCAGCCGCTGA
- a CDS encoding 1-aminocyclopropane-1-carboxylate deaminase, whose product MNLKKFPRHALTFGPTPIHPLKRLSAHLGGKVDLYAKREDCNSGLAFGGNKTRKLEYLIPEALEGGYDTLVSIGGIQSNQTRQVAAVAAHLGLKCVLVQENWVNYSDALYDRVGNIEMSRILGADVRLDAAGFDIGIRKSWEEAMNDVRKAGGKPFPIPAGCSEHPRGGLGFVGFAEEVRQQEAELGFKFDYIVTCSVTGSTQAGMVVGFAADGRADRVIGIDASAKPQQTFEQIVRIAKGTAELVELDRDITDKDVVLDRRFGGPEYGLPNEGTLEAIRLCARFEGMLTDPVYEGKSMHGMIEKVRLGEFPAGSKVLYAHLGGVPALNAYSFLFRNG is encoded by the coding sequence ATGAACCTGAAGAAGTTTCCCCGTCACGCCCTCACCTTCGGCCCGACACCGATCCATCCGTTGAAGCGTCTGAGCGCGCACCTGGGCGGCAAGGTCGATCTCTATGCCAAGCGCGAGGACTGCAACAGCGGCCTGGCCTTCGGCGGCAACAAGACGCGCAAGCTCGAATACCTGATCCCCGAGGCGCTCGAAGGCGGCTACGACACGCTGGTGTCCATCGGCGGCATCCAGTCGAACCAGACGCGGCAGGTCGCGGCGGTGGCCGCGCACCTGGGCCTGAAGTGCGTGCTGGTGCAGGAGAACTGGGTCAACTACTCGGACGCGCTCTACGACCGGGTCGGCAACATCGAGATGTCACGCATCCTCGGCGCCGACGTGCGGCTCGATGCAGCGGGCTTCGACATCGGCATCCGCAAGAGCTGGGAAGAAGCGATGAACGACGTGCGCAAGGCCGGTGGCAAGCCGTTTCCGATTCCGGCGGGCTGCTCGGAGCATCCGCGCGGTGGCCTGGGCTTCGTCGGCTTTGCGGAGGAAGTGCGGCAGCAGGAGGCCGAGCTGGGCTTCAAGTTCGACTACATCGTGACCTGTTCGGTCACCGGCAGCACACAGGCCGGCATGGTGGTGGGTTTTGCGGCCGACGGCCGGGCCGACCGCGTGATCGGCATCGACGCCTCGGCCAAGCCGCAGCAGACCTTCGAGCAGATCGTGCGCATCGCCAAGGGCACGGCCGAACTGGTCGAGCTGGACCGCGACATCACCGACAAGGACGTGGTGCTGGACCGCCGCTTCGGCGGGCCCGAATACGGGCTGCCGAACGAAGGCACGCTGGAGGCGATCCGCCTGTGCGCGCGCTTCGAGGGCATGCTGACCGACCCTGTGTACGAGGGCAAGTCGATGCACGGGATGATCGAGAAGGTGCGGCTCGGGGAATTCCCGGCCGGCTCGAAGGTGCTGTACGCGCACTTGGGCGGTGTGCCCGCCCTGAACGCCTACAGCTTCCTGTTCCGCAACGGCTGA